The sequence ttttcaaaccTTCTGTTTATTGTTGTGGTGGGCTCAAATATAAGTGAGATAGGGTGTAAAATTTTCTTTCGTAGCCGTAAAGCCATCGGCTTCTTAAATGATTTTTGTCCTAATAACTTGGTAGGCCATCGAGACCTGATTTTCCATGTATTTCATCGGTTAGCTTAGAAACAGATAGAGAATTCAATGCTAGTTATCCCCAAGATAGGGATTGCAATAGAAAGATGCTACCTAATAAGTCTATGTGCACTGGATAtagttcacaacattttcaaaccTTCTGTTTATTGTTATGGTGGGCTCAAATATAAGTGAGATAGGGTGTAAAATTTTCTTCCGTAGCCATAAAGCCACCGGCTTCTTAAATGATTTTTGTCCTAATAACTTGGTAGGCCATCGAGACCTGATTTTCCATGTATTTCATCGGTTAGCTTAGAAACAGATAGAGAATTTAATGCTAGTTATCCCCAAGATAGGGATTGCAATAGAAAGATGCTACCTAATAAGTCTATGTGCACTGGATAtagttcacaacattttcaaaccTTCTGTTTATTGTTGTGGTGGGCTCAAATATAAGTGAGATAGGGTGTAAAATTTTCTTTCGTAGCCGTAAAGCCATCGGCTTCTTAAATGATTTTTGTCCTAATAACTTGGTAGGCCATCGAGACCTGATTTTCCATGTATTTCATCGGTTAGCTTAGAAACAGATAGAGAATTCAATGCTAGTTATCCCCAAGGTAGGGATTGCAATAGAAAGATGCTACCTAATAAGTCTATGTGCACTGGATAtagttcacaacattttcaaaccTTCTGTTTATTGTTGTGGTGGGCTCAAATATAAGTGAGATAGGGTGTAAAATTTTCTTCCGTAGCCGTAAAGCCACCAGCTTCTTAAATGATTTTTGTCGTAATAACTTGGTAGGCCATCGAGACTTGATTTTCCGTGTATTTCATCGGTTAGCTTAGAAACAGATAGAGAATTCAATGCTAGTTATCCCCAAGATAGGGATTGCAATAGAGAGATGCTACCTAATATACCATGAAACGAAGCAAAAATTCTAGAATTAGAATTTTTGCCACAATTACCTGTATGACAAATTGtgagtggtggagaaaaaatGGTGAGTCCATATTAAAGTGATGAGTAGTCAATCACAATTTTCCATATAAAATAATTGCGTTAAAAGTTGTGATATTGACTGAAAAAGTGGTGAGTCCATATTAAAGTGATGAGAAGTCAGTCACAATTTaccatataaaataattgtgttAAAAATTGTGATATTGACTGAATTCAAATTCTCTGTCCCATTTTTTTGTATTCAACTTTATATTTCAGCAATCACaacttactatatatatatattttttattttccttataaaataatcaaagtaaaaaaatcaaacacatgaAATATcgtagggtaaattacaaagttaGTCTTTAACCTTTCAAtagtgtcaatttggtccctaacatttttagtattgtgtcaatttggtccctaccatTATCTCTTGGGTTGAAAAATCTAATGGGTCAAacagaataataaaaatttatttttcgtgcCACATTAATTACAATGGTACTGCCacctcatattttttttaaagaaaaaaaaaaaaacccaaatttcgCATTCAAACTTGAATCAAAttcacccttaaaaaaaaaaaaattgtaaaatcccCAAATCTTTCTCCCACTCCTTAGTCCACATCTCCATCTCTTCTCCCCTCATCCTCATGCTTATAAACCCTAAGATCTGAAGTTCTAAAATCTAAGGGTGACAAAATCTAACACGACCTGCAAACCCAACATGACTAACCCGTTCATAAACAAGTCATGGATTGAGGCTAAACGGGTTCAAGTCATATTTGGGTTgacaatttggtccctaacatttttagtattgtgtcaatttggtccctaccatTATCTCTTGGGTTGCAAAATCTAATGGGTCAAacagaataataaaaatttatttttcgtgcCACATTAATTACAACGGTACTGCCacctcatatttttttaaagaaaaaaaaaacccaaatttcgCATTCAAACTTGAATCAAAttcacccttaaaaaaaaaaaaaaaattgtaaaatcccCAAATCTTTCTCCCACTCCTTAGTCCACATCTCCATCTCTTCTCCCCTCATCCTCATGCTCATAAACCCTAAGATCTGAAGTTCTAAAATCTAAGGGTGACAAAATCTAACACGACCTGCAAACCTGACATGACTAACCCGTTCATAAACAAGTCATGGATTGAGGCTAAACAGGTTTAAGTCATATTCGGGTTGACAAggttaacccatttaataaatagGTCGTGTTCGTGTTTAATATGCGAACCTGTCTGATCCATTTAgcttataaaattattagttattttgatGTTATTGCTTAATTAATgattgtttttatatgtttattagtatatttatagttgtaattttattttaattttagatatatgggaattgataaaaattatataggttaggtatgacctattaatcaaatagattattaaatgggtcatttGTATTGACATTTacatgacttgttaattaaacAAGTTAAATATGTCGGGTTTGGTCACCTGTTAATAAACATGTTGTGTTCGGGTTAAGGATTCCTGACATATTTACTAAACAAGTTAGGTTCAAGTCAACCCATATAGTTAAATACTCATGGCTCGATACGACATGAagggactctctctctctctctctctctctctggggtTTGGTGGTTGTTAAAGCAAAGTGACAGAGCAGAGACTCCCTTTGCAACTTCGTTTGAATATTCGTAATATTCTGGTTTTCTTGCCGATATTTATGCATTTGTATATCTTGTGGAGAAAATTTCTAAGACTGGCTTCTATCCTCTAGGCAagacttttctttattattgttacctctatgttttttttttttttttttttcatttggaatGCCCCCAGTCATAATTTTTTCACATTATCTAAGATGTTACTAAGCATCCAATCATCCATCACATTTCCATACACTTGCTAAGAATCACTGCAGTAAATTAGCATGGAATTCATTCATTTGAGTCTTCCTATGTAAGTCCCAAAGCATTCAATTACTAAGTTTTATTCGGTAAAGAGGCACAAATTAAAGGTGGCTTAAGAATTCCAGCAACTTTGTTTTTGTActattggaaaaagaaagatgggTCACTGGATAGAATACAAGTTTATTCTTATAGTTTATGAAGTGATGTCCATCTGCAAATTCAAATGTTTGACTTCTTGTAGTTTGCGTGAGGATGAGGGAGAAGAGGGTAATCTGACAAGAGAGGGgaaatttggtttttatttatttatttattttttataaatatgatgtggcatggaaaataattttttattattccgTTTGACATATCAGATTTTTCCATCCAAGGAATAATGGTAAGGACCAAATTATAATGGTAAGGACCAAATTAACACATCACTAAAAagattagggactaaattgacacagttGAAATGTTAGGGATTAAATTGATAAATGTTGTAAAGGATAGGGAaaaaaactttgtaatttacccaataTCATCTTTGGTAGAATGCAGAACATAAAAGGTGGCACAAATTAATGATTTCTTTTTGACATTGGTAAGATTAAATTTTTAGGCATTACTTTAATAAGGTTAGAGTTTAAATTCGGTTCGATTGTGGCATAAAAGAGAGGGTTTTACATCCTCTAATCCTAGCTTGCCACGTTagcattttacaaaataaagaatAGGTAGTGCCACAAAAAATCAATCCTCATCAACCCACCAAATCACGACGTACTCTCTCATATTTGGCTAGCCGCCAAGCACTGTCCATCACCAATAGAGGGTGGCTTCCTTGGCACTAAGGTCTACTACCGCTCACCACCACCAATTCGCAATCTCCTATGTGTTGTCACGCCTTTCAGATCATGGTCAGAGTCTTCCAACACCAAACACCTCTCAAAACACCCAATTGTGACCACCAATTTGTAAATCCACCAAACATGACCACCTAGAACCTGATGCGGGATGCAAAAGCATCAAGAAGCAGAAAATGTCCACCtctagaaaacaagaaacaaaacgcgttttcttttgaaaataaccTCGAATCCATGAGGATTCCTTGGATCCACAAGGGTCCCCAAATCCATAATGAGAAAGGGTTCTAGAATCCATTAGAGAAACAATAGAtataagtttgaatttttattaatatcagACTATATTCGTTCCCACCAACGTAAGGCATACTCACTAAGTTTATACAAAGCAAGTTTAATTTTTCTCTTGtaataaattttcttcaaatcaaataaatcctctagatcaagtaaccaatcaagaaaatcttCGTTATAAAAATAGCCATTAAAACTAGAAATTCTTTTATTAAGCCTCTATGAAATTTGCTTACCAATAGGTTGCCCAGGAGTTATGTCTCCACGATAGTTATCCCTATTGTTTCCATGCTCCAACAATGGCATCCTAGCAAAGATATTTGTGAGTGCTAGTTGTACGTCATATAATACTTGCTAAGTTTTTTGTCACTAGAATTTCTACTATCTTATACATTAGCCACTAGATTAGGATAAGTCAAGgttctgataccaattgatgCAGGATGCGGAAGCGTCAAGAAGCAGAACATGTCTACCtctagaaaacaagaaacaaaacatgttaaCTTCTGAAAATAACCCCAAATCCATGAgggttccttgaatccacaaggaaaAAGGGTTCCAGAATCCACCAGAGAAACAATagacaaaagtttgaatttttattaatatcaataagACTAAAAAACGTTTATAGACTTGGAGGCCTATTTAAGGGCTTtataaaacttgacagacaaaaaaatataatctaaaataagcCCTAATTAATATCTAACCAtaataggaaccaaatttgaactaaaaagcataaaaagcatctaaaataaggaaataagtcacctaaacctaaaataaagttttttacataaaaataccaaaatttaaataattacaaaaattaaattatagatTCTGTCCTACATCAGAACCTCTAAATTACCACCATGGATTGGTGGTGCTCACTTTGGgacaaatcaaacaaagataCAGAGAGACGCAAATCAAGTGAGAGCGAGATGGATGAATTCGAGAAAGGGAGAGGGTTGAGTGAGAAGGAAAAAGttgggaagagagagaaagagacactATGGCAATGATGACTGGTGGGCAATGATAAAAGCTCAAAGAGAGCTTTGGCTGGCCATGGAGGTataatttagagagagagagagagagagagagagagagagagagagagagagagagagagagagttttagaAGAATTCACTAACTCAAGTTAAGGGATGGATAGGGAATAGTGATGAGCTGAGCTTGGTACTAAGGACGCTGGCGACTACAGTGATAGGTGAAGCCTGGGGGCTAATCGAATCTATGAAAGGAGTAGATTTGTGATTTGGGTTAATGGGGATGGATTGTGTGTGGCACTACTTATTctttatattgtaaaatactGATGTGGCAAGCTGGGATTGGAGAGtgtaaacccccccccccccccccaaacccTTCTTTTTAGGCCATGATTGTGCCAAATTTATAGCTTTAAACTCATAAACTAAACTATATTAGATATCATTCCTTTAACAATTAAAGGTgtcaaaaatgacaaaatctGAATGACATTGTTTTAAGATCTTTTATGACATATTAATCTCTTGTTACGTTAATGAATTTCGTTGTCAGCtcaaggagaagaaaataatgcaCGACCCAATTGGCGATTATTAGTGATCATTTTGACTACAACTGCTACCATTGCTCTCCTACTGTGCCTTTTAGTGTATTACTTACGGATGAGAAAGCTCAGATCCATAggtaacttctttttttctactACATGTGTTACAGTTCCCATCTATCGTTAGAAGGATTACTTATTATTCCCATGATTtaagaattaatatttttaggctttgttctgttttttattcttattttttcaatattggAATTGTGGTTATAGCTAAGAAATTAGAGTCCAAAGCTAATAACATAGCAGCTGCTGGAGATTCAGATAGCAATATTCCTAATCTGCAAGTCTTTAGTTTAGCTGACATTGAGGCAGctacaaataaattttcatttgaaaataaagtcGGAGAGGGAGGTTATGGCCCCGTTTACAAGGTAAACTGTTGTTACTACATCTTTTATGCTCAAGCAATTAGCAGAAACATGAATCTATCTATAAAACAATCCCAATGTCATATTTTATTGTCGAATAGGATTAGgaacacaacatttttcacaattgttaatatgatttgttgtgatttgTGTATAATAAAAGTAGTGTCATTTATAGACTTTATAAGTCATATCTggaattgtgaaaaatgttgtgtccTAGCAATACTCTTATCAACATGAGTAgaaaatttcttgaagtatcTTTTTGGGTGAATAATACCAATCATAagtgtgtgtttatatttcATCAGGGTGTGTTACCAAATGGAAAAGAAATAGCAGtgaaaaaactttcaaaaacatcTACGCAAGGATTtgaggagttcaagaatgaGGTTATGCTTACCGCGAAACTACAACATGTAAATCTTGTGCGAGTTTTGGGATTTTGCATTGAAAGTGATGAACAAATGCTAATCTATGAGTACATGCCAAACAAAAGCTTGGACTTCTACCTCTTTGGTTTGATATCTTTCCTGTTTCCAATTACAGTATCTGAGATAtgttaaattcaatttttcacatcttAGTGCTCTATCAGCCTCAATATGATTATATAACTAATTGTTATGATATGTAATTTTTCATAGACCCTATCAGACGAGAACTATTGGATTGGAAAAAACGTATTGACATTATTGAAGGAGTAACTCAAGGGCTTCTATATCTCCAAGAATACTCAAGAATGATAATAATTCACCGAGACTTAAAATCTAGTAATATTTTATTGGATGAAGAGATGAAGCCAAAGATCTCAGACTTTGGCATGGCTAGAATTTTCAAGAAAGATGAACATGAAGCAAACACAAATCGGATTGTTGGAACATAGTAAGTACCTCTACCTGATAAAGCTTTATAGCCCATGATTTGTTGTTAAGCAATTAACAATGTTGTTTGATAATTCAACAATGCAGTGGTTATATTCCTCCTGAATACGCCCAAAAAGGTGTGTACTCCACTAAATCTGATGTTTATAGCTTTGGAGTTCTACTTctacaaatcataagtggtaagAGGACTGCTTTTTATCATGGCTTGGATGAGCATGTAAACCTCCTAGAGTATGTAAGTTACTTTAACAAACATTGCTAGAACCAAtcttgaatttgttttcttttgttgtgtATTATTTCCGTATTTCAAAATGACGGTTAATATTCTATATTTCAGGCATATGAGCTATGGAAAGAAGGCAAAGGCATGGAATTTAAGGATCCGACTCTAGATGATACAACTTCATCGTGTAAACTAATTCGATGCATGCAAATAGCTCTTTTATGCGTTCAGGAAAACGCAATTGATAGGCCATCAATGTTGGAAGTTTCCTCGATGCTAAAAAATGAAACTATAGTTGTgacaaaacccaaaaagcctgctttttcaacaaaaagagATGAAGGTGACGAAAAAGACTCTAGATTACAGGCTTTACAGCTAGAAATTTTTTCGGTTGATGATTCAACAATCACCGAAGTGGTTGCCCGTTGAATGTGAAAGTCTTTGTGGAACAACACAGACATATATAAAGTTTATTTATGGGGAAAAATTGTACTTTTTTGTCTTAGAAATGATATATATGCTCATTCAGTCATTCTAttaagtgcccgtttgtttccacattttgaacccaaaaagggctttttgaaaaaagccaaACCAAAATATGCGTTTGGTTaagcccaaaacgcaactttttgataaaagttgcgttttgggcatAGACCAAAAATAAGGAGAAACGCGGAAATTTTTATGGACCCTTAggggtccataaatgaaaacgcgcAATTCGCGTTTTCAATGGGTTACCgttgcaaaattaaaattacgaaAATACCCATCAAATAGCACAAACCCATggccaaaacacaaacccacagccacaatccaaaaacacataccAAAAATACACATAGaaagacagaaagaaagaagaagaagaggaagaagaagatgaagacgaAGATTAAAACCAttacccaaaacacaaaccacaatccaaaaatacagaaatcaaatagcacaaacccacggccaaacccacggccaaacaaccataaacacatagaaagacagagagaaagaagaagaagaggaagaagaagatgaaggcgAAGAAAGACCGAACCCACAGTGTTCAGTTCAGGTCGTGAGGCTTCTCAATTTTCAGTTCAGGTCCGTGAGCAATTTGCTTCATATAAGTCAAGAAGCGGAAGTGGGGATCTTTTGGAAAtcaggtggaaaaaaaaaaaaaaaaagagagagaagaaattgagagagcCGGAGAGCTTTGGAATTGAGAGAGCCTTCTGGAAACAAacggaaaaggaaaaaggaaaaaggaaagaatgaaagaatgagagagcCTTCTGGAAGGTGGAGGTGTgggaaaaaggagaggatgtGGACAAAATAGTGTACATGTGTGTGGTGGATAAAatacaagaggaaaaaaaaaaggaaaaggtaacgtatggaggaaaaaaaaaaggaaaagtattagaaatcacaatttcaaaatattatcacaatattttcacaataaattttaagtaattagctaatattgatgagtaaaaatataatttcagtaatgggttcaaattagaactagtaacaacttttcatataatattttgttatgattcttgtgaaagtattgcaaaaaatattgtggatgtaacactttttgttgaaaaatataattgttgaaaatgaatagaaaaagaaaaataaatattaaaaaagaataaatttgattacaaaataaaaattaaaaaagtggaTAGGCAAAAGATAAATGTCACTGTTGATTGTCCAAACAGcacaaaaatttgtctaacttgctggagatgctcttatatatacattgtcctttttggtaatttatctctCAAACtgtcacttttataagtgttagccaaacactcaactttttcaaaaagcactttttaacagcttttaccaaacactcaactttttgaaaatgcactttttcaattatgcactttttgaaaactccactttttcattatgcacttttacaaaaagctgaaccaaactcatcCTAAAAGTCACGGGTTCTCACTTAAACCCCAATCTTACTATGGAATTAGCTACACTAACCCTCCTCCCAAACCCCTTTAGTATAGGATTTCTAGATTATTTTGCCCCCccagtggcggagccacttGAGGACTGAGGGGCCCTTGGcccccaaaaattttgaaaaaaatttaaaataatatatatatatatatatatatatatttggaaatatcttaaaattttagaatggGCTACTCAAAATTTTAAGCTAATCCAGtaaaaatttaacccaaaaatttaatttggcaaaaaggaaaaaacccaaaaattaaatttggtaaaaattaaaaataaacaaacaagcaaaaTCCACCATCTGGCCCAATAATTAGCCCATGTTCCTCCAAAACCACTCATTCACCTTTTATAAATTCCAAATTTGCAACAtatataaactcaaaaaaaagaaaaaaaaggttactGTGTACTGTC is a genomic window of Quercus lobata isolate SW786 chromosome 2, ValleyOak3.0 Primary Assembly, whole genome shotgun sequence containing:
- the LOC115976713 gene encoding cysteine-rich receptor-like protein kinase 10 isoform X1 — translated: MMSKIIIVLFHILLYSELKPSKAQTWIKSGYWFSGIGSPISDINSALFTHLICAFADVNSSSYELSLSSSDEQYFSTFTNTVSQKNPSVTTLLSIAGGNANHTTLSSMVSTASYRKSFIDSSIKIARLYGFQGLDFSWLSANTSSDMTNMGLLFQDWRAAVNSEAKNSSQKELILTAAVPYSPNSDTVYLPVDSIRTNLNWVHVNAYDYHAPGWSNYTGAHAALYDPSDQANTDHGIGAWIGRGLSASKLVLGLPFYGYAWTLKNPNDNGIGAPATGPAAIAIKDLGAMRYYLIKSYAQSNGAAIMYNATYVVNYCTVGSTWIGFDDVEAVRMKVSYAREKKLLGYVVWQVPYDDNWALSLAAQGEENNARPNWRLLVIILTTTATIALLLCLLVYYLRMRKLRSIAKKLESKANNIAAAGDSDSNIPNLQVFSLADIEAATNKFSFENKVGEGGYGPVYKGVLPNGKEIAVKKLSKTSTQGFEEFKNEVMLTAKLQHVNLVRVLGFCIESDEQMLIYEYMPNKSLDFYLFDPIRRELLDWKKRIDIIEGVTQGLLYLQEYSRMIIIHRDLKSSNILLDEEMKPKISDFGMARIFKKDEHEANTNRIVGTYGYIPPEYAQKGVYSTKSDVYSFGVLLLQIISGKRTAFYHGLDEHVNLLEYAYELWKEGKGMEFKDPTLDDTTSSCKLIRCMQIALLCVQENAIDRPSMLEVSSMLKNETIVVTKPKKPAFSTKRDEGDEKDSRLQALQLEIFSVDDSTITEVVAR